The genomic DNA AGGAGAGTATGAAGGAAGAAATAAAGAGATGGATCGACAGGGCAGAAGCTGATATAAGAACAGCTAACAACAGTTTCAAAAGCGGCGATTATTATGCTTCAGCTTTCTGGTGCCAGCAGGTTGCTGAAAAGGCGTTTAAGGCATTGCTTATCAAAAGAACAAAGGAATTTCCTAAAATCCATGATTTGACCAGGTTAGCTAAACTAAGCAATGCGCCTGCAAGGATTATAGAAGTATGCGCAAAATTAAATCCATCCTACACCGCTTCCCGCTATCCAGACTCTCCAGAAAGCTATACACAGAAAGAGGCCGAGCAGATGATAGATTACTGTCAAGAGGTATTAAAGTGGATACAAGAAAATCTAAACTGATAAGGGAGCTTAAAGAATTCAAGAAAGAGAATAAGATTGAGAAGATGTATCTATTTGGTTCAAGAGCAAAAGGAAAGCCTCATAAATGGAGTGATGTAGATTTGATTGTGGTCTCAAAAAGATTTAGAAAGAGAGGTATGCTTGAAAGGGCGCCTCCTCTGTATATGAAATGGGATCTTGATTATCCTGTAGATTTTTTGTGCTATACTCCTGAAGAGTTTAATAAACTTAAGAAACAGATTAGCATAGTAAGAGAGGCTGTAAAGCAGGGAGTTGTAGTGTAGGATATCCCTCTTCCCCCTACGACTTCAAAGTCGACTGGCTCTTAATCAAAGGCCCTCAAGTAAATCCAGAAGGCTCTGATCGATTAAGCCTCTCTGACCTCAACCTAGATGCAGAAGTGGACAGCATTGATGCTCATTTGTTCGCAGACAAGTTTGCTAGAGGAGAGGCCAACCAGAGCGACCTTCTTGTATTTATCGAAGAGTTCCAGAGAAGGAATCCTGAAGACCAAGCAACATTGGCAGTTCTCCAAGCATTGAGGACAAGCAGTGTTGAGGATTGGGAAGGGTATAGGTAGCAACGGATAGTTTATCTTCCCAAAGTGATTGAAAACTGCATCAATCGTTGAGGAGCTTCTGATAAAAGGAAATGTATTTAAAGATAGGTATACTTGAGATACCCAGATGATTGAGTATTCAAAGCATTTAGAATTGAGGTTAAAGATAAGGAAGATACCCAAAGATTACCCGAACAAGATTTACAAAAACCCTGACCAACGGTTTTTTGATAATGTGGAAGGAAGGGAGATAGCCATTAAGAAGCTTTATTACAATAAGAAGGTGAGGAATATGATGATAGCTTACGAGGAACAAGATAATAAGATCATTACAATACATCCCCTAACAGATGAAAAGATAATCAATAGGGTGTTGAGTGGGAGGTGGACAAGAAAATGAATAAGAAGTATAATTATGATAAGGAATCTGACTCGCTTTTTATCTACTTAAAAGAAGGAGAAGAGGAAAGCTTTGAAGAGATTGCTCCCGGCATAAACATAGAGCTAAATAAAAGAGACGAGATCATAGGGATAGAGATACTTGAAGCCTCACGCTTCATTCAAAGACTAAAACCAGTTGCAATAAAACAATAGGATTTTGATAATCGACCCCCTACGACTTCAAAGTCGACTGGCTCTTAATCAAAGGCCCTCAGG from Candidatus Nanoarchaeia archaeon includes the following:
- a CDS encoding HEPN domain-containing protein, encoding MKEEIKRWIDRAEADIRTANNSFKSGDYYASAFWCQQVAEKAFKALLIKRTKEFPKIHDLTRLAKLSNAPARIIEVCAKLNPSYTASRYPDSPESYTQKEAEQMIDYCQEVLKWIQENLN
- a CDS encoding nucleotidyltransferase domain-containing protein, translated to MDTRKSKLIRELKEFKKENKIEKMYLFGSRAKGKPHKWSDVDLIVVSKRFRKRGMLERAPPLYMKWDLDYPVDFLCYTPEEFNKLKKQISIVREAVKQGVVV
- a CDS encoding DUF2283 domain-containing protein; this translates as MNKKYNYDKESDSLFIYLKEGEEESFEEIAPGINIELNKRDEIIGIEILEASRFIQRLKPVAIKQ